The following proteins are co-located in the Acropora palmata chromosome 11, jaAcrPala1.3, whole genome shotgun sequence genome:
- the LOC141858907 gene encoding transient receptor potential cation channel subfamily A member 1-like isoform X2, whose protein sequence is MSNKLVADSDYIQLDDISDNTEMSSLLSARNSRRVSDNSTPENSLQQSIDETVERNPCKRIGLSQACIDGWVCQVEKLLKADPAVCNELDKDGLAPLHHAARGSHLQIIDCLLNAGADIDIVASSQAGFMTPLICASKFDAHEACRHLIQRGAEVFSRCCIGQSPLHYAARKGNLRVIEVLLTEGKVPVNLEDNDKATPLHTAALVGQTQVIHKLIYNGGDLSLRDNDGFTPFHLAAREGHLQAFKDMLNNAKKFGLSLSTLLNSPDNYGEVCLHMAVKNGHTEIVELCLDSGADMSKAQADYSTPIHLACCQGNLDITKMLVKRGAKIECEDGNGLTPLLRASLEGHVPIIEYLLEQGAQLYPTTETCTPSPIMCAVKRSQHTAVKYFLARGFPLDKYTDAKWRTPLHVAVACADLQTVDLLLERGGDSLLEKRDQYGKTAIHYAAATCNVDKLNRLIYVGADVRAKDNDEKIALHFAAENGVICVVKALLSACPESVNDIDYASRTPLHYAARKGRVEACTHLLSNGAAVDYRDDDRHTPLFHAAIVGCGVTTGVLLQYNADINALDKNRKSPIIYAAYFGNMCALRRLIKDGADVTVVASGGYNCLDVAIMSGKKEICMEIIKHDKWREVLSNRKLEGVTPMRRLIEKYPQVAQTVMDKCIEHSSHLDTDQNYSITYDFSFIYPKVGEDIDNKKERYCGAKTMLDCHREELLFHPLTRQIVRMKWRKIGLTVFFLGALLYALFLSVFSHYLFCCSCSFQSNTAMCINEASSHCSKDLMVPQEYIIAIFCFINLLFEGYQLYNEGWMYLDVSNFLEVSTYVTAIATVLPLNGGIAGESDVQWATGVISLLLAFGVMLVQLQLLFCSGIYVTMLIEVLKSVFRVIVVFSVLFLAYGLIFYLLLGDELSYQNTYMSTLKVFDMMAGGIEFNHYFVEKNIPMPDLARFIVFTFIIVMSLSFMNLLIGLAVGDIEAVQKNAELKRLKTQIEAIHQFEEKLPTRCLEKLYKSRLIMKPNSQSNSFLRKLTWYLGLVDYGHWKMIVGTQINEEDKIESLKGQLSANKDSIISLRTELRSQRTILENISSHLGTRPISNQQISLLHELLD, encoded by the exons ATGTCGAACAAATTGGTCGCTGACTCGGACTACATTCAACTGGATGACATTTCAGATAACACTGAAATGTCCAGCTTATTGAGTGCAAGAAATTCGCGTCGAGTTTCGGATAATTCCACGCCGGAAAACTCACTTCAACAGAGTATCGATGAGACAGTGGAGAGGAATCCTTGCAAGCGAATAGGGCTTTCTCAG gcATGCATAGATGGCTGGGTGTGTCAAGTAGAGAAATTGCTCAAGGCGGACCCTGCCGTGTGTAACGAGCTCGACAAAGATGGGCTCGCTCCGCTTCATCATGCAGCAAGAGGAAGCCATCTTCAAATAATTGACTGCTTGCTTAACGCTGGAGCAG ATATTGATATTGTGGCTTCGAGCCAAGCTGGTTTTATGACACCGTTGATCTGCGCAAGTAAATTCGATGCGCACGAAGCTTGTCGCCATCTGATTCAACGAGGAGCCGAAGTATTCAGCAGATGCTGCATTGGCCAATCACCGCTACACTATGCAGCTCGTAAAGGAAATCTTCGAGTTATAGAG GTCTTACTAACTGAGGGGAAAGTTCCTGTAAACCTTGAAGACAACGACAAGGCTACACCTCTGCACACTGCAGCACTGGTTGGACAGACACAAGTTATTCATAAGCTG ataTATAATGGAGGGGATTTGTCTCTTCGGGATAATGACGGTTTCACGCCATTTCATCTGGCTGCCAGAGAAGGCCATTTGCAAGCGTTTAAGGATATGTTGAACAACG CTAAAAAATTTGGATTATCACTGTCTACGTTATTGAACAGTCCAGACAACTATGGAGAAGTGTGTTTGCATATGGCAGTCAAAAATGGACATACAGAG ATCGTGGAACTTTGCTTGGATTCAGGGGCTGACATGAGCAAGGCACAG GCGGATTACTCGACTCCAATTCACTTAGCCTGCTGCCAGGGCAACTTGGACATCACGAAAATGTTAGTGAAACGAGGAGCGAAGATCGAGTGCGAGGATGGCAATGGCTTGACACCGTTACTGAG AGCCTCGCTTGAAGGACATGTCCCAATTATTGAATATCTTCTTGAGCAG GGAGCGCAGCTGTACCCAACCACCGAGACTTGTACTCCCTCCCCGATCATGTGTGCGGTTAAACGGAGCCAACACACCGCCGTTAAATATTTCCTTGCCCGTGGTTTTCCATTGGACAAGTATACGGACGCAAAATGGCGAACACCGCTTCATGTGGCAGTGGCTTGCGCTGACCTTCAGACAGTGGACTTGCTTTTAGAG AGGGGAGGAGATAGTCTATTGGAGAAGAGAGACCAATATGGGAAAACTGCAATTCATTACGCTGCGGCTACTTGTAATGTCGAT AAACTGAACCGTCTCATTTACGTCGGAGCAGATGTCAGAGCCAAAGACAACGACGAAAAGATTGCTCTTCATTTTGCTGCAGA AAATGGTGTCATATGTGTTGTGAAAGCGCTGTTGAGTGCATGCCCAGAATCTGTAAACGATATTGATTATGCCTCTCGCACTCCTCTCCACTATGCAGCAAGAAAGGGAAGAGTGGAGGCCTGTACGCATCTTCTGTCAAACGGTGCAGCGGTGGACTACAG AGATGATGATCGTCATACCCCGTTATTTCACGCTGCCATCGTTGGGTGTGGCGTGACAACTGGCGTATTGCTTCAATACAACGCTGATATCAACGCTCTTGACAAGAACAGa AAATCTCCTATAATATATGCAGCCTATTTTGGTAACATGTGCGCTTTAAGAAGACTCATCAAGGATGGAGCGGATGTTACAGTAGTAGCATCGGGTGGCTACAACTGCTTAGACGTGGCAATCATGtctggaaagaaagaaatttgcaTGGAGATCATCAAACACGACAA GTGGCGGGAAGTTCTAAGCAACAGAAAATTAGAAGGAGTGACTCCAATGCGCAGGCTCATTGAAAAATATCCGCAAGTTGCCCAA ACCGTGATGGACAAATGTATCGAGCATTCGTCTCATCTGGACACAGATCAGAATTACTCG ATCACGTACGACTTCAGTTTCATTTATCCAAAAGTTGGGGAGGATATAGATAACAAGAAAGAGCGATATTGTGGAGCCAAG ACTATGTTGGATTGCCACAGGGAGGAGCTTCTGTTTCATCCTCTCACGAGACAGATCGTACGAATGAAATG GCGAAAAATTGGTCTGACTGTGTTTTTCTTGGGAGCTCTATTATACGCTTTATTCCTGAGCGTGTTCTCACACTATCTCTTCTGTTGTTCCTGCTCCTTCCAATCCAATACAGCAATGTGCATCAATGag GCCAGCAGTCATTGCAGCAAAGATCTGATGGTGCCACAAGAATACATTATAGccattttctgttttataaACCTTCTCTTTGAAGGTTATCAACTGTATAATGAG GGGTGGATGTATCTTGACGTGAGTAATTTCTTGGAAGTTTCCACCTACGTGACAGCGATTGCCACAGTCTTGCCGCTAAACGGAGGAATCGCCGGTGAAAGTGATGTACAGTGGGCCACCGGAGTGATTTCTCTATTGTTAGCCTTTGGGGTTATGCTGGTCCAGCTGCAACT ACTTTTCTGTTCAGGCATTTATGTGACAATGCTGATTGAAGTCCTAAAATCAGTTTTTAGG GTCATTGTCGTATTCTCCGTCCTTTTTCTTGCGTATGGATTGATATTTTATCTCCTCTTGGGAGACGAG TTATCCTATCAAAACACTTACATGTCGACGCTTAAGGTCTTTGATATGATGGCGGGAGGAATCGAGTTCAATCATTACTTTGTGGAGAAAAATATCCCAATGCCAGATCTTGCGCGGTTCATCGTCTTTACCTTCATAATTGTGATGTCCCTCTCCTTCATGAATCTGTTG ATTGGTTTGGCAGTAGGGGATATTGAAGCCGTGCAAAAAAATGCAGAGTTAAAGAGACTGAAAACCCAG ATAGAGGCTATTCATCAATTTGAAGAGAAGTTGCCTACCCGCTGTCTGGAAAAACTGTACAAGTCTCGCTTGATCATGAAGCCAAACTCTCAATCAAATTCCTTCCTGAGGAAGCTAACG TGGTATCTGGGTTTGGTGGACTATGGACACTGGAAAATGATTGTTGGTACTCAAATCAACGAAGAAGATAAGATAGAGTCTCTTAAAGGACAACTTTCCGCGAATAAGGACAG TATCATATCGCTGAGGACGGAGCTGCGTTCCCAAAGGACGATACTCGAGAATATCTCAAGTCATCTTGGAACAAGGCCGATATCCAACCAGCAAATAAGCCTTCTGCACGAGCTGTTAGATTGA
- the LOC141858907 gene encoding transient receptor potential cation channel subfamily A member 1-like isoform X1 has translation MGNSLSVARRQRNCEEKSSSREPDLQRMSNKLVADSDYIQLDDISDNTEMSSLLSARNSRRVSDNSTPENSLQQSIDETVERNPCKRIGLSQACIDGWVCQVEKLLKADPAVCNELDKDGLAPLHHAARGSHLQIIDCLLNAGADIDIVASSQAGFMTPLICASKFDAHEACRHLIQRGAEVFSRCCIGQSPLHYAARKGNLRVIEVLLTEGKVPVNLEDNDKATPLHTAALVGQTQVIHKLIYNGGDLSLRDNDGFTPFHLAAREGHLQAFKDMLNNAKKFGLSLSTLLNSPDNYGEVCLHMAVKNGHTEIVELCLDSGADMSKAQADYSTPIHLACCQGNLDITKMLVKRGAKIECEDGNGLTPLLRASLEGHVPIIEYLLEQGAQLYPTTETCTPSPIMCAVKRSQHTAVKYFLARGFPLDKYTDAKWRTPLHVAVACADLQTVDLLLERGGDSLLEKRDQYGKTAIHYAAATCNVDKLNRLIYVGADVRAKDNDEKIALHFAAENGVICVVKALLSACPESVNDIDYASRTPLHYAARKGRVEACTHLLSNGAAVDYRDDDRHTPLFHAAIVGCGVTTGVLLQYNADINALDKNRKSPIIYAAYFGNMCALRRLIKDGADVTVVASGGYNCLDVAIMSGKKEICMEIIKHDKWREVLSNRKLEGVTPMRRLIEKYPQVAQTVMDKCIEHSSHLDTDQNYSITYDFSFIYPKVGEDIDNKKERYCGAKTMLDCHREELLFHPLTRQIVRMKWRKIGLTVFFLGALLYALFLSVFSHYLFCCSCSFQSNTAMCINEASSHCSKDLMVPQEYIIAIFCFINLLFEGYQLYNEGWMYLDVSNFLEVSTYVTAIATVLPLNGGIAGESDVQWATGVISLLLAFGVMLVQLQLLFCSGIYVTMLIEVLKSVFRVIVVFSVLFLAYGLIFYLLLGDELSYQNTYMSTLKVFDMMAGGIEFNHYFVEKNIPMPDLARFIVFTFIIVMSLSFMNLLIGLAVGDIEAVQKNAELKRLKTQIEAIHQFEEKLPTRCLEKLYKSRLIMKPNSQSNSFLRKLTWYLGLVDYGHWKMIVGTQINEEDKIESLKGQLSANKDSIISLRTELRSQRTILENISSHLGTRPISNQQISLLHELLD, from the exons ATGGGAAACTCGTTGTCGGTCGCTCGTCGACAACGAAATTGTGAGGAAAAGTCGTCTTCACGAGAACCAGATTTGCAAAG GATGTCGAACAAATTGGTCGCTGACTCGGACTACATTCAACTGGATGACATTTCAGATAACACTGAAATGTCCAGCTTATTGAGTGCAAGAAATTCGCGTCGAGTTTCGGATAATTCCACGCCGGAAAACTCACTTCAACAGAGTATCGATGAGACAGTGGAGAGGAATCCTTGCAAGCGAATAGGGCTTTCTCAG gcATGCATAGATGGCTGGGTGTGTCAAGTAGAGAAATTGCTCAAGGCGGACCCTGCCGTGTGTAACGAGCTCGACAAAGATGGGCTCGCTCCGCTTCATCATGCAGCAAGAGGAAGCCATCTTCAAATAATTGACTGCTTGCTTAACGCTGGAGCAG ATATTGATATTGTGGCTTCGAGCCAAGCTGGTTTTATGACACCGTTGATCTGCGCAAGTAAATTCGATGCGCACGAAGCTTGTCGCCATCTGATTCAACGAGGAGCCGAAGTATTCAGCAGATGCTGCATTGGCCAATCACCGCTACACTATGCAGCTCGTAAAGGAAATCTTCGAGTTATAGAG GTCTTACTAACTGAGGGGAAAGTTCCTGTAAACCTTGAAGACAACGACAAGGCTACACCTCTGCACACTGCAGCACTGGTTGGACAGACACAAGTTATTCATAAGCTG ataTATAATGGAGGGGATTTGTCTCTTCGGGATAATGACGGTTTCACGCCATTTCATCTGGCTGCCAGAGAAGGCCATTTGCAAGCGTTTAAGGATATGTTGAACAACG CTAAAAAATTTGGATTATCACTGTCTACGTTATTGAACAGTCCAGACAACTATGGAGAAGTGTGTTTGCATATGGCAGTCAAAAATGGACATACAGAG ATCGTGGAACTTTGCTTGGATTCAGGGGCTGACATGAGCAAGGCACAG GCGGATTACTCGACTCCAATTCACTTAGCCTGCTGCCAGGGCAACTTGGACATCACGAAAATGTTAGTGAAACGAGGAGCGAAGATCGAGTGCGAGGATGGCAATGGCTTGACACCGTTACTGAG AGCCTCGCTTGAAGGACATGTCCCAATTATTGAATATCTTCTTGAGCAG GGAGCGCAGCTGTACCCAACCACCGAGACTTGTACTCCCTCCCCGATCATGTGTGCGGTTAAACGGAGCCAACACACCGCCGTTAAATATTTCCTTGCCCGTGGTTTTCCATTGGACAAGTATACGGACGCAAAATGGCGAACACCGCTTCATGTGGCAGTGGCTTGCGCTGACCTTCAGACAGTGGACTTGCTTTTAGAG AGGGGAGGAGATAGTCTATTGGAGAAGAGAGACCAATATGGGAAAACTGCAATTCATTACGCTGCGGCTACTTGTAATGTCGAT AAACTGAACCGTCTCATTTACGTCGGAGCAGATGTCAGAGCCAAAGACAACGACGAAAAGATTGCTCTTCATTTTGCTGCAGA AAATGGTGTCATATGTGTTGTGAAAGCGCTGTTGAGTGCATGCCCAGAATCTGTAAACGATATTGATTATGCCTCTCGCACTCCTCTCCACTATGCAGCAAGAAAGGGAAGAGTGGAGGCCTGTACGCATCTTCTGTCAAACGGTGCAGCGGTGGACTACAG AGATGATGATCGTCATACCCCGTTATTTCACGCTGCCATCGTTGGGTGTGGCGTGACAACTGGCGTATTGCTTCAATACAACGCTGATATCAACGCTCTTGACAAGAACAGa AAATCTCCTATAATATATGCAGCCTATTTTGGTAACATGTGCGCTTTAAGAAGACTCATCAAGGATGGAGCGGATGTTACAGTAGTAGCATCGGGTGGCTACAACTGCTTAGACGTGGCAATCATGtctggaaagaaagaaatttgcaTGGAGATCATCAAACACGACAA GTGGCGGGAAGTTCTAAGCAACAGAAAATTAGAAGGAGTGACTCCAATGCGCAGGCTCATTGAAAAATATCCGCAAGTTGCCCAA ACCGTGATGGACAAATGTATCGAGCATTCGTCTCATCTGGACACAGATCAGAATTACTCG ATCACGTACGACTTCAGTTTCATTTATCCAAAAGTTGGGGAGGATATAGATAACAAGAAAGAGCGATATTGTGGAGCCAAG ACTATGTTGGATTGCCACAGGGAGGAGCTTCTGTTTCATCCTCTCACGAGACAGATCGTACGAATGAAATG GCGAAAAATTGGTCTGACTGTGTTTTTCTTGGGAGCTCTATTATACGCTTTATTCCTGAGCGTGTTCTCACACTATCTCTTCTGTTGTTCCTGCTCCTTCCAATCCAATACAGCAATGTGCATCAATGag GCCAGCAGTCATTGCAGCAAAGATCTGATGGTGCCACAAGAATACATTATAGccattttctgttttataaACCTTCTCTTTGAAGGTTATCAACTGTATAATGAG GGGTGGATGTATCTTGACGTGAGTAATTTCTTGGAAGTTTCCACCTACGTGACAGCGATTGCCACAGTCTTGCCGCTAAACGGAGGAATCGCCGGTGAAAGTGATGTACAGTGGGCCACCGGAGTGATTTCTCTATTGTTAGCCTTTGGGGTTATGCTGGTCCAGCTGCAACT ACTTTTCTGTTCAGGCATTTATGTGACAATGCTGATTGAAGTCCTAAAATCAGTTTTTAGG GTCATTGTCGTATTCTCCGTCCTTTTTCTTGCGTATGGATTGATATTTTATCTCCTCTTGGGAGACGAG TTATCCTATCAAAACACTTACATGTCGACGCTTAAGGTCTTTGATATGATGGCGGGAGGAATCGAGTTCAATCATTACTTTGTGGAGAAAAATATCCCAATGCCAGATCTTGCGCGGTTCATCGTCTTTACCTTCATAATTGTGATGTCCCTCTCCTTCATGAATCTGTTG ATTGGTTTGGCAGTAGGGGATATTGAAGCCGTGCAAAAAAATGCAGAGTTAAAGAGACTGAAAACCCAG ATAGAGGCTATTCATCAATTTGAAGAGAAGTTGCCTACCCGCTGTCTGGAAAAACTGTACAAGTCTCGCTTGATCATGAAGCCAAACTCTCAATCAAATTCCTTCCTGAGGAAGCTAACG TGGTATCTGGGTTTGGTGGACTATGGACACTGGAAAATGATTGTTGGTACTCAAATCAACGAAGAAGATAAGATAGAGTCTCTTAAAGGACAACTTTCCGCGAATAAGGACAG TATCATATCGCTGAGGACGGAGCTGCGTTCCCAAAGGACGATACTCGAGAATATCTCAAGTCATCTTGGAACAAGGCCGATATCCAACCAGCAAATAAGCCTTCTGCACGAGCTGTTAGATTGA
- the LOC141858907 gene encoding transient receptor potential cation channel subfamily A member 1-like isoform X3 — MTPLICASKFDAHEACRHLIQRGAEVFSRCCIGQSPLHYAARKGNLRVIEVLLTEGKVPVNLEDNDKATPLHTAALVGQTQVIHKLIYNGGDLSLRDNDGFTPFHLAAREGHLQAFKDMLNNAKKFGLSLSTLLNSPDNYGEVCLHMAVKNGHTEIVELCLDSGADMSKAQADYSTPIHLACCQGNLDITKMLVKRGAKIECEDGNGLTPLLRASLEGHVPIIEYLLEQGAQLYPTTETCTPSPIMCAVKRSQHTAVKYFLARGFPLDKYTDAKWRTPLHVAVACADLQTVDLLLERGGDSLLEKRDQYGKTAIHYAAATCNVDKLNRLIYVGADVRAKDNDEKIALHFAAENGVICVVKALLSACPESVNDIDYASRTPLHYAARKGRVEACTHLLSNGAAVDYRDDDRHTPLFHAAIVGCGVTTGVLLQYNADINALDKNRKSPIIYAAYFGNMCALRRLIKDGADVTVVASGGYNCLDVAIMSGKKEICMEIIKHDKWREVLSNRKLEGVTPMRRLIEKYPQVAQTVMDKCIEHSSHLDTDQNYSITYDFSFIYPKVGEDIDNKKERYCGAKTMLDCHREELLFHPLTRQIVRMKWRKIGLTVFFLGALLYALFLSVFSHYLFCCSCSFQSNTAMCINEASSHCSKDLMVPQEYIIAIFCFINLLFEGYQLYNEGWMYLDVSNFLEVSTYVTAIATVLPLNGGIAGESDVQWATGVISLLLAFGVMLVQLQLLFCSGIYVTMLIEVLKSVFRVIVVFSVLFLAYGLIFYLLLGDELSYQNTYMSTLKVFDMMAGGIEFNHYFVEKNIPMPDLARFIVFTFIIVMSLSFMNLLIGLAVGDIEAVQKNAELKRLKTQIEAIHQFEEKLPTRCLEKLYKSRLIMKPNSQSNSFLRKLTWYLGLVDYGHWKMIVGTQINEEDKIESLKGQLSANKDSIISLRTELRSQRTILENISSHLGTRPISNQQISLLHELLD, encoded by the exons ATGACACCGTTGATCTGCGCAAGTAAATTCGATGCGCACGAAGCTTGTCGCCATCTGATTCAACGAGGAGCCGAAGTATTCAGCAGATGCTGCATTGGCCAATCACCGCTACACTATGCAGCTCGTAAAGGAAATCTTCGAGTTATAGAG GTCTTACTAACTGAGGGGAAAGTTCCTGTAAACCTTGAAGACAACGACAAGGCTACACCTCTGCACACTGCAGCACTGGTTGGACAGACACAAGTTATTCATAAGCTG ataTATAATGGAGGGGATTTGTCTCTTCGGGATAATGACGGTTTCACGCCATTTCATCTGGCTGCCAGAGAAGGCCATTTGCAAGCGTTTAAGGATATGTTGAACAACG CTAAAAAATTTGGATTATCACTGTCTACGTTATTGAACAGTCCAGACAACTATGGAGAAGTGTGTTTGCATATGGCAGTCAAAAATGGACATACAGAG ATCGTGGAACTTTGCTTGGATTCAGGGGCTGACATGAGCAAGGCACAG GCGGATTACTCGACTCCAATTCACTTAGCCTGCTGCCAGGGCAACTTGGACATCACGAAAATGTTAGTGAAACGAGGAGCGAAGATCGAGTGCGAGGATGGCAATGGCTTGACACCGTTACTGAG AGCCTCGCTTGAAGGACATGTCCCAATTATTGAATATCTTCTTGAGCAG GGAGCGCAGCTGTACCCAACCACCGAGACTTGTACTCCCTCCCCGATCATGTGTGCGGTTAAACGGAGCCAACACACCGCCGTTAAATATTTCCTTGCCCGTGGTTTTCCATTGGACAAGTATACGGACGCAAAATGGCGAACACCGCTTCATGTGGCAGTGGCTTGCGCTGACCTTCAGACAGTGGACTTGCTTTTAGAG AGGGGAGGAGATAGTCTATTGGAGAAGAGAGACCAATATGGGAAAACTGCAATTCATTACGCTGCGGCTACTTGTAATGTCGAT AAACTGAACCGTCTCATTTACGTCGGAGCAGATGTCAGAGCCAAAGACAACGACGAAAAGATTGCTCTTCATTTTGCTGCAGA AAATGGTGTCATATGTGTTGTGAAAGCGCTGTTGAGTGCATGCCCAGAATCTGTAAACGATATTGATTATGCCTCTCGCACTCCTCTCCACTATGCAGCAAGAAAGGGAAGAGTGGAGGCCTGTACGCATCTTCTGTCAAACGGTGCAGCGGTGGACTACAG AGATGATGATCGTCATACCCCGTTATTTCACGCTGCCATCGTTGGGTGTGGCGTGACAACTGGCGTATTGCTTCAATACAACGCTGATATCAACGCTCTTGACAAGAACAGa AAATCTCCTATAATATATGCAGCCTATTTTGGTAACATGTGCGCTTTAAGAAGACTCATCAAGGATGGAGCGGATGTTACAGTAGTAGCATCGGGTGGCTACAACTGCTTAGACGTGGCAATCATGtctggaaagaaagaaatttgcaTGGAGATCATCAAACACGACAA GTGGCGGGAAGTTCTAAGCAACAGAAAATTAGAAGGAGTGACTCCAATGCGCAGGCTCATTGAAAAATATCCGCAAGTTGCCCAA ACCGTGATGGACAAATGTATCGAGCATTCGTCTCATCTGGACACAGATCAGAATTACTCG ATCACGTACGACTTCAGTTTCATTTATCCAAAAGTTGGGGAGGATATAGATAACAAGAAAGAGCGATATTGTGGAGCCAAG ACTATGTTGGATTGCCACAGGGAGGAGCTTCTGTTTCATCCTCTCACGAGACAGATCGTACGAATGAAATG GCGAAAAATTGGTCTGACTGTGTTTTTCTTGGGAGCTCTATTATACGCTTTATTCCTGAGCGTGTTCTCACACTATCTCTTCTGTTGTTCCTGCTCCTTCCAATCCAATACAGCAATGTGCATCAATGag GCCAGCAGTCATTGCAGCAAAGATCTGATGGTGCCACAAGAATACATTATAGccattttctgttttataaACCTTCTCTTTGAAGGTTATCAACTGTATAATGAG GGGTGGATGTATCTTGACGTGAGTAATTTCTTGGAAGTTTCCACCTACGTGACAGCGATTGCCACAGTCTTGCCGCTAAACGGAGGAATCGCCGGTGAAAGTGATGTACAGTGGGCCACCGGAGTGATTTCTCTATTGTTAGCCTTTGGGGTTATGCTGGTCCAGCTGCAACT ACTTTTCTGTTCAGGCATTTATGTGACAATGCTGATTGAAGTCCTAAAATCAGTTTTTAGG GTCATTGTCGTATTCTCCGTCCTTTTTCTTGCGTATGGATTGATATTTTATCTCCTCTTGGGAGACGAG TTATCCTATCAAAACACTTACATGTCGACGCTTAAGGTCTTTGATATGATGGCGGGAGGAATCGAGTTCAATCATTACTTTGTGGAGAAAAATATCCCAATGCCAGATCTTGCGCGGTTCATCGTCTTTACCTTCATAATTGTGATGTCCCTCTCCTTCATGAATCTGTTG ATTGGTTTGGCAGTAGGGGATATTGAAGCCGTGCAAAAAAATGCAGAGTTAAAGAGACTGAAAACCCAG ATAGAGGCTATTCATCAATTTGAAGAGAAGTTGCCTACCCGCTGTCTGGAAAAACTGTACAAGTCTCGCTTGATCATGAAGCCAAACTCTCAATCAAATTCCTTCCTGAGGAAGCTAACG TGGTATCTGGGTTTGGTGGACTATGGACACTGGAAAATGATTGTTGGTACTCAAATCAACGAAGAAGATAAGATAGAGTCTCTTAAAGGACAACTTTCCGCGAATAAGGACAG TATCATATCGCTGAGGACGGAGCTGCGTTCCCAAAGGACGATACTCGAGAATATCTCAAGTCATCTTGGAACAAGGCCGATATCCAACCAGCAAATAAGCCTTCTGCACGAGCTGTTAGATTGA